One Cellulosimicrobium protaetiae genomic region harbors:
- a CDS encoding CinA family protein, whose amino-acid sequence MTGAPGADDAGQGVAPRPDVAGLLADLESRGWTLATAESLTGGLLSATIVDVPGASRVLRGAVVAYATDVKRSALGVDGDLLAAHGAVHPDVARQMAQRVRAVLGADVGIATTGVAGPDPQDGQPPGTVYVAVSVPGGTRVRRLNLGGARAAVRAGTVAASIDLARSTLDGAPSEPDPPGEIRG is encoded by the coding sequence GTGACGGGTGCGCCGGGCGCGGACGACGCCGGGCAGGGCGTGGCCCCGCGACCGGACGTCGCGGGTCTCCTCGCGGACCTCGAGTCCCGGGGGTGGACGCTGGCGACCGCCGAGTCGCTCACCGGCGGGTTGCTCTCCGCGACGATCGTCGACGTCCCGGGGGCGTCGCGGGTGCTCCGTGGCGCGGTCGTGGCCTACGCGACCGACGTCAAGCGCTCCGCGCTCGGTGTCGACGGCGACCTCCTCGCCGCCCACGGGGCCGTCCACCCGGACGTCGCTCGCCAGATGGCGCAGCGGGTGCGGGCGGTCCTGGGCGCCGACGTCGGGATCGCGACCACGGGTGTCGCGGGGCCGGATCCGCAGGACGGGCAGCCTCCGGGCACGGTCTACGTCGCAGTGAGCGTCCCGGGCGGGACGCGCGTGCGGAGGCTGAACCTGGGCGGCGCGCGTGCCGCGGTGCGTGCCGGGACGGTCGCGGCGTCGATCGACCTCGCCCGATCGACGCTCGACGGCGCACCCTCCGAGCCCGACCCGCCGGGTGAAATCCGGGGGTGA
- the pgsA gene encoding CDP-diacylglycerol--glycerol-3-phosphate 3-phosphatidyltransferase — MVTAVPSPWNSANLVTMARILLVPFFAWALLVDDGESVTWRLVATGIFVLAATSDRLDGYLARKYDLVTDLGKLLDPIADKLLVGTALVLLAWPLGELPWWVPVVVLARELGVTLMRFAVLKYAVMPASRGGKLKTVLQTVAITLFLLPLSHLPSWIAVVAWVVLAAAILVTVVTGVEYAYQGWRLRRDAIRAARLAERGPTPDGASAS, encoded by the coding sequence GTGGTCACAGCCGTCCCCTCGCCGTGGAACTCCGCGAACCTCGTCACCATGGCGAGGATCCTGCTCGTCCCGTTCTTCGCGTGGGCGCTCCTCGTCGACGACGGGGAGTCCGTCACGTGGCGTCTGGTCGCGACGGGCATCTTCGTCCTCGCCGCCACGTCGGACCGTCTCGACGGCTACCTGGCGCGCAAGTACGACCTCGTCACGGACCTCGGGAAGCTTCTCGACCCGATCGCCGACAAGCTCCTCGTCGGCACCGCGCTCGTGCTGCTCGCGTGGCCCCTCGGCGAGCTCCCCTGGTGGGTTCCGGTGGTGGTCCTCGCACGCGAGCTCGGTGTGACGCTCATGCGGTTCGCCGTGCTCAAGTACGCGGTCATGCCCGCGTCGCGCGGCGGAAAGCTCAAGACGGTGCTCCAGACCGTCGCGATCACGCTCTTCCTGCTGCCGCTGTCCCACCTCCCGTCGTGGATCGCCGTCGTGGCCTGGGTCGTGCTGGCCGCCGCGATCCTCGTGACGGTCGTGACCGGTGTCGAGTACGCGTACCAGGGGTGGCGGCTGCGGCGCGACGCGATCCGCGCCGCCCGCCTCGCCGAGCGCGGTCCGACCCCGGACGGCGCGTCGGCGTCGTGA